From Spirochaetota bacterium, the proteins below share one genomic window:
- the purQ gene encoding phosphoribosylformylglycinamidine synthase I produces the protein MAKPKALIVTGYGINCDEETRFSFELAGAHATIIHINDIIENKSLLNSYQIFAFPGGFSYGDDTGSGKALANKIKHNLYDEMMSFINRDTLMIGICNGFQVMVNLGIVPALTQTIGNVEVSLEHNATFRFQCRWVDLTINPHSNCVFTKGIEKLHIPVAHGEGNFVAPQHIIDKLSKNNQIIMQYIKPDGSFAQGQFPYNPNGSIMDIAAICDTTGRIMGMMPHPERHIYFMQRDNWTYLREISRRQNKEISHYGEGLQIFKNAVEYYK, from the coding sequence ATGGCAAAACCAAAAGCCTTAATAGTAACAGGATATGGCATTAATTGTGATGAGGAAACGCGGTTTTCATTTGAATTAGCTGGTGCACATGCAACAATAATTCATATAAATGACATTATTGAAAATAAATCACTTCTAAATTCTTACCAAATTTTTGCATTTCCTGGTGGTTTTTCGTATGGTGACGATACCGGCAGCGGCAAAGCACTGGCAAATAAAATTAAGCATAACCTTTATGATGAAATGATGTCATTTATTAACCGTGATACCTTGATGATTGGTATTTGCAATGGATTTCAGGTAATGGTTAATTTAGGGATAGTACCAGCATTAACTCAAACAATTGGCAATGTTGAAGTTTCACTTGAACACAACGCTACATTCAGGTTCCAGTGCAGATGGGTTGATTTGACTATCAATCCCCATTCAAACTGTGTATTCACAAAAGGTATTGAAAAGCTGCATATTCCCGTAGCGCATGGTGAAGGCAATTTTGTTGCACCACAGCATATTATTGATAAACTTTCTAAGAACAATCAAATCATTATGCAATATATAAAGCCAGATGGATCATTTGCCCAGGGTCAATTTCCCTATAATCCAAATGGTTCAATTATGGACATTGCAGCCATTTGTGACACCACCGGTAGAATCATGGGTATGATGCCTCATCCTGAACGACATATATATTTTATGCAACGAGACAACTGGACATATTTACGTGAAATATCAAGAAGGCAAAATAAAGAAATCTCACACTATGGTGAGGGATTGCAGATATTTAAAAATGCTGTTGAGTATTACAAATAA